The Planococcus donghaensis genome contains a region encoding:
- a CDS encoding SulP family inorganic anion transporter has translation MNTLSYKEQWFGNIRGDILAGIVVALALIPEAIAFSIIAGVDPMVGLYASFSISVIIAFVGGRPGMISAATGAMALAMVLLVRDHGLDYLLAATVLTGVLQLIFGLLKVARFMKFIPRAVMIGFVNSLAILIFMAQVPFIFGINTITYVFVGVTLAIVYILPRFFTAIPAPLIAILVLTGVVIYTGIDMQNVGSLGTISQTLPSFFIPSVPFNFETLQIIFPTALALSVIGLLESLLTASIIDDATETGSDKNQEARGQGIANIITGFFGGMAGCAMIGQSGINVRSGGRGRLSSFVAGVFLMFLIIVLGNWVIQIPMPVLAGIMVMVCIGTFDWGSFKYLATAPKADAIVMLLTVVVVVYTHDLSKGVFAGVILSAVLFAAKISKVEVRKEGLESNVSNRYTIHGQLFFASSQDFVSEFDNVEVSKEVVLDFTDATVWDDSGVGAIDRVMNKLQAQGQTVTIVGLNSSSQKLVDKLATYSNAGKGTS, from the coding sequence TTGAATACTTTATCTTACAAAGAGCAATGGTTCGGTAACATTCGCGGAGACATTTTAGCCGGAATTGTTGTCGCACTTGCGCTTATACCAGAAGCGATTGCTTTCTCTATCATCGCTGGGGTTGACCCGATGGTTGGCTTGTATGCATCGTTTTCCATCTCTGTGATTATCGCCTTTGTCGGTGGTCGACCGGGTATGATTTCTGCCGCAACAGGTGCTATGGCACTTGCAATGGTGCTATTGGTCCGCGATCACGGATTGGATTATTTACTCGCAGCTACTGTTTTAACAGGTGTGCTGCAATTGATTTTCGGCCTTTTAAAGGTTGCGCGTTTTATGAAATTTATCCCTAGAGCAGTTATGATTGGTTTTGTTAACTCATTAGCGATTTTAATTTTCATGGCTCAAGTGCCGTTTATTTTCGGCATTAATACGATTACTTATGTTTTTGTCGGTGTTACGTTGGCGATTGTTTATATTTTGCCTCGCTTTTTCACTGCTATTCCGGCTCCATTAATTGCTATCCTCGTATTAACAGGTGTTGTTATTTACACGGGTATTGATATGCAAAATGTCGGCAGTCTTGGCACGATTTCACAAACATTGCCAAGCTTCTTCATTCCAAGCGTGCCGTTTAACTTTGAAACTTTGCAAATCATTTTCCCGACTGCATTGGCACTTTCTGTAATCGGTTTACTAGAGTCTTTATTAACAGCATCAATCATTGATGATGCAACAGAAACCGGATCAGATAAAAACCAAGAAGCACGTGGACAAGGGATCGCGAACATCATCACTGGATTCTTCGGCGGAATGGCAGGTTGTGCGATGATTGGACAATCGGGCATTAATGTTCGTTCTGGTGGCCGTGGACGATTGTCGAGTTTTGTTGCAGGTGTGTTTTTGATGTTCTTAATTATTGTTTTGGGCAACTGGGTTATTCAAATTCCAATGCCAGTTTTAGCCGGTATTATGGTAATGGTGTGTATCGGTACTTTTGACTGGGGTTCTTTCAAGTATTTAGCGACGGCTCCAAAAGCTGATGCAATTGTTATGTTGTTAACGGTTGTTGTTGTTGTTTATACACATGATTTATCTAAAGGTGTATTCGCTGGTGTTATTTTAAGTGCAGTACTGTTTGCTGCTAAAATTTCCAAAGTCGAAGTGCGCAAAGAAGGATTGGAAAGCAATGTGTCGAATAGATATACGATACATGGACAATTATTTTTCGCCTCTTCCCAAGACTTTGTCTCTGAATTCGACAACGTAGAAGTTTCGAAAGAAGTTGTTTTAGACTTTACAGATGCTACTGTTTGGGACGACTCTGGTGTCGGTGCGATCGACCGAGTTATGAACAAACTACAAGCTCAAGGGCAAACTGTTACAATTGTCGGGTTGAACTCTTCAAGCCAAAAGCTTGTTGATAAGTTAGCTACTTACAGCAATGCGGGTAAAGGTACATCATAA
- a CDS encoding lmo0937 family membrane protein — MARILWIILAVVIVVWLIGFLMDVAGGLIHILLIIAAIILVINLVTGRKGL; from the coding sequence ATGGCACGTATTCTTTGGATTATTCTTGCAGTTGTTATTGTAGTATGGCTTATCGGATTCTTAATGGACGTAGCAGGCGGTCTAATACACATTTTATTAATTATTGCTGCAATCATTTTAGTTATCAATTTGGTTACCGGTCGTAAAGGTTTATAA
- a CDS encoding penicillin acylase family protein, with amino-acid sequence MRGKVKNKRWLKWLFGALGVLVIIIVALLIFINVFLNKSKPLIEGEVAVEILDKDATVIRDDIGVPHIKADTDADLYRAQGYVQAQDRMFQMDLSRRQASGQLAEVIGADAVDTDKFFRTFSLRDAAEKSWDGYDDEAQEVLEWYAEGVNAYMEEAKANNSLSFEFSILGYEPTEWTPVDSLTIGKFMAYDLGGHWNTLAVRHWALNEFPEDKARELFIEYPEDAPAILAANKQQQVQVAGEFDASVIPPEFNGSNNWVVSGDKTASGKPLLADDPHLGLSTPSIWYQMHLESPEQNVSGVIFAGIPGIILGHNEEIAWGVTNVGPDVQDLYIETPNPEDPTQFEYEGQWEQAEVRKEPIKIKDGETEDFEVLVTRHGPVVSNILYDKEQPGAVFSMQWTALEPTLELQAVLNFNKASNWKEFELALEDFQAPAQNFVFASTDGTIAYKANGRIPIRKTGDGQLPVPGNSADYGWEGYVPFDELPRSVNPENGFIATANNEVIDDSYPYHITDFWAQPYRYERIAEVLEASDNLTAQDMMNLQMDQKNLYAAEFLEDMIAAVRDSTKDYDEVLSMLEDWDQIDSKDQGAPLIFHKWIKQLPETLLADEFPKDVYKMLDGKNHITDEMMRDAFAGNEGVWVSEYGGTAKWLVDSLETVVAEIEEEQGNDLADWSWGEHHQLTFPHPLAGASPIFAEFLNPEPVPIGGSNITVQAAAFTPDGDVDHGASWRFVADLSDLSSAYHIVGPGLSGHMKSDYFHNQVDDWAQGDFHKTEIEDDVKGSTLILTAE; translated from the coding sequence ATGAGGGGGAAAGTGAAAAACAAAAGATGGCTTAAATGGTTATTTGGCGCGTTAGGAGTACTTGTCATTATAATAGTAGCGCTACTAATTTTTATAAACGTCTTCCTAAACAAGTCGAAGCCACTTATTGAAGGAGAAGTAGCAGTGGAGATTTTAGATAAGGATGCAACAGTTATTCGCGATGATATAGGAGTTCCACATATTAAGGCGGACACGGATGCTGATTTATACCGTGCACAAGGATACGTACAAGCACAAGATCGCATGTTCCAAATGGATCTTTCCCGTAGACAAGCAAGCGGTCAATTAGCAGAAGTTATTGGAGCAGATGCGGTCGATACCGATAAGTTTTTTAGAACCTTTAGTTTACGTGATGCAGCTGAAAAATCTTGGGACGGATATGATGATGAAGCACAGGAAGTATTGGAATGGTATGCAGAAGGCGTTAATGCTTATATGGAGGAAGCAAAAGCAAACAACAGTTTAAGCTTTGAATTTTCTATTCTTGGATACGAACCAACTGAATGGACACCCGTTGACTCGCTGACAATTGGCAAGTTTATGGCTTATGACCTTGGCGGACATTGGAATACACTCGCCGTTCGTCATTGGGCGTTGAACGAGTTTCCAGAAGACAAGGCGCGTGAATTGTTTATAGAATATCCTGAAGATGCACCTGCAATTTTAGCGGCAAACAAACAGCAACAAGTTCAAGTAGCTGGTGAGTTTGATGCGTCGGTGATTCCGCCAGAATTTAACGGCAGCAATAACTGGGTGGTATCTGGTGATAAAACAGCAAGTGGCAAGCCTTTACTGGCGGACGATCCGCATCTTGGTCTGAGCACACCATCTATTTGGTACCAAATGCATTTAGAGTCGCCTGAACAAAACGTCAGTGGCGTTATTTTTGCTGGAATCCCGGGAATTATTTTAGGTCACAATGAAGAAATTGCTTGGGGAGTAACAAATGTTGGCCCCGATGTTCAAGACCTTTACATTGAAACGCCAAACCCCGAAGACCCTACACAATTCGAATACGAAGGACAGTGGGAGCAAGCAGAAGTACGAAAAGAACCTATTAAAATAAAAGACGGAGAAACAGAAGATTTCGAAGTGCTAGTCACAAGGCATGGACCTGTTGTTTCGAATATTCTTTATGATAAAGAACAACCAGGCGCGGTATTTTCAATGCAATGGACAGCATTAGAGCCGACGCTCGAACTGCAAGCAGTGTTGAATTTCAATAAAGCATCTAATTGGAAAGAGTTTGAACTAGCGCTCGAGGATTTTCAAGCGCCTGCGCAAAACTTTGTTTTTGCATCTACAGATGGCACCATTGCCTATAAAGCGAATGGACGCATTCCAATTCGCAAAACGGGAGATGGTCAATTGCCGGTTCCGGGAAATTCGGCAGACTATGGATGGGAAGGCTATGTGCCTTTTGATGAATTGCCGCGATCAGTAAATCCGGAAAATGGGTTTATTGCAACAGCAAACAATGAAGTCATTGATGATTCATATCCTTACCACATTACGGATTTTTGGGCACAACCTTATCGCTATGAACGAATTGCTGAGGTATTAGAAGCATCAGATAATCTGACGGCACAAGATATGATGAATTTGCAAATGGACCAAAAGAATTTATATGCAGCTGAATTTTTAGAAGATATGATCGCTGCTGTACGTGACAGTACAAAAGATTATGATGAAGTTCTGTCGATGCTAGAAGATTGGGATCAAATAGATAGCAAAGATCAAGGCGCGCCACTAATCTTCCATAAATGGATAAAGCAATTGCCTGAAACTTTACTAGCAGATGAATTTCCAAAAGACGTTTATAAAATGCTAGATGGAAAAAATCATATTACAGATGAAATGATGCGAGATGCTTTTGCTGGAAACGAAGGAGTATGGGTAAGTGAATACGGAGGCACAGCAAAATGGCTGGTGGATTCATTGGAAACAGTTGTCGCTGAAATTGAAGAAGAGCAAGGGAACGACTTGGCTGACTGGAGTTGGGGAGAACACCATCAATTAACCTTCCCGCATCCACTAGCAGGCGCATCTCCAATTTTCGCGGAGTTTCTAAATCCAGAGCCGGTACCAATCGGAGGTTCGAATATCACCGTTCAAGCAGCGGCTTTCACGCCAGATGGCGACGTCGACCACGGGGCATCTTGGCGATTTGTTGCAGACCTTTCTGATTTATCTAGCGCTTATCATATTGTAGGACCTGGATTAAGCGGTCATATGAAATCGGATTACTTCCATAACCAAGTAGACGATTGGGCGCAAGGTGATTTTCATAAAACAGAAATAGAAGACGACGTTAAAGGTTCGACATTAATATTAACTGCCGAATAA
- a CDS encoding fluoride efflux transporter FluC — translation MKQILAVGLGGMIGALLRSGIYMVAADGLGLWLVNMIGSFLIGVAAIRLSHKSGELRLLISTGLLGSFTTFSAFSSAWFHYLESSIWLGIAFAFSMTLACIAAAGAGLWVDRKEVS, via the coding sequence ATGAAACAGATACTAGCGGTAGGACTTGGTGGAATGATCGGAGCGCTTTTGCGTTCTGGAATATACATGGTAGCTGCCGACGGTCTGGGGCTTTGGCTGGTGAACATGATCGGCAGTTTTTTAATCGGCGTGGCAGCCATTCGTTTGTCCCATAAATCGGGGGAACTGCGATTGTTGATTTCGACAGGTCTGCTAGGATCTTTCACAACGTTTTCAGCATTTTCTTCTGCGTGGTTCCATTACCTTGAATCTTCTATTTGGCTAGGTATCGCATTTGCTTTCAGCATGACACTGGCGTGCATTGCGGCAGCAGGTGCAGGGTTATGGGTAGATAGAAAAGAGGTGTCATGA
- a CDS encoding GNAT family N-acetyltransferase, translating to MRLTEWTMEEQEQLIHFMTTNSWPFHGHEHPVRALIEKTIEEGGYKSDQVTTFWIENEDKKQVGLVQIFDLQDDIPLFDLRIADPYRNKGYGPKALKMVADYVFSLPEKKIRLEGNTRHDNFAMRKAFERTGFVKEAHLRQAWFSPRENRYYDAVIYGMTREDWQAGITTPVLWDDAVLETKAPPFNPVLLDFPEEFESERLLIRAPKREDAKANYEAVMHSLESFRPWLQFAQQKPELAKIEATLIEAEANFKLRKDLRLHFFLKETGQFIGSTGLHRIDWEVRKFEIGYWVDSRFEGKGFVSEAVDRITRFAFEELGANRVEIRCDPDNVRSRAVANRLNFELEGVLRNDSISRVDNKLRDTCVYAKIREE from the coding sequence TTGAGATTAACAGAATGGACAATGGAAGAGCAGGAACAGCTAATTCATTTTATGACAACAAATTCTTGGCCTTTTCACGGGCATGAACACCCAGTCCGGGCTTTAATTGAGAAAACAATTGAAGAGGGCGGCTATAAATCAGACCAAGTCACAACGTTTTGGATTGAAAACGAAGATAAAAAACAAGTGGGCTTGGTACAAATATTTGATCTGCAAGACGACATTCCATTGTTTGACTTGAGAATTGCGGATCCTTATCGAAACAAAGGTTATGGACCTAAAGCTTTGAAAATGGTAGCGGATTATGTTTTTTCGCTACCAGAAAAGAAAATTCGTTTAGAAGGCAATACACGCCATGATAATTTTGCGATGCGTAAAGCGTTTGAACGAACGGGTTTTGTTAAAGAAGCTCATCTGCGACAAGCTTGGTTTTCGCCGCGAGAAAATCGGTATTACGATGCAGTAATTTATGGCATGACGCGTGAAGACTGGCAAGCAGGGATTACTACGCCGGTTCTATGGGATGATGCTGTACTTGAAACGAAAGCACCGCCATTCAATCCGGTCTTACTCGATTTTCCGGAAGAATTTGAATCAGAACGACTGCTGATTCGGGCACCAAAAAGAGAAGATGCAAAGGCTAATTATGAAGCAGTTATGCATTCACTAGAGTCGTTTCGACCTTGGTTACAGTTTGCGCAACAAAAGCCTGAACTTGCCAAAATTGAAGCAACATTAATTGAAGCAGAAGCAAATTTTAAATTGCGTAAAGATTTGCGTCTGCACTTTTTCTTAAAAGAAACCGGGCAATTTATCGGCTCTACGGGATTACATCGCATCGATTGGGAAGTGCGTAAATTTGAAATTGGTTATTGGGTAGACAGTCGCTTTGAAGGCAAAGGATTTGTTTCAGAAGCGGTCGACCGAATTACACGTTTTGCTTTTGAAGAGTTAGGGGCAAACCGTGTCGAAATTCGCTGCGACCCAGACAATGTCCGAAGCCGTGCAGTGGCGAACCGCCTGAATTTTGAATTGGAAGGTGTTTTACGTAACGATTCGATATCTCGAGTAGATAACAAACTTCGTGATACATGCGTATATGCCAAAATTCGAGAAGAATAG
- a CDS encoding heavy metal translocating P-type ATPase — protein sequence MNIRKKVWKLVKTYRLENLSCTSCAAKFEKNVRGLPNIKNVNLNFGASKLTIDGDVSIEALEKAGAFDHIRVYPEKEKIKVVPFYQRRQTVETAFSLLLLIAGIIVSFQASETNPWAITLFAGSMAIGGYHMFWTGLKNLREFQFDMKTLMTIAIIGAVIIGEWREGAVVVFLFAVSEALESFSMNKARQSIRSLMDLAPARALIQRAGKLIELDTEDIRIGDVLIVKPGQKIAMDGTVLRGESAVNQAAITGESLPAVKSVGDEVFAGTMNEEGALEVTVTKRVEDTTIAKIIHLVEEAQAEKAPTQKFIDQFAKYYTPAIIVIAFLVALVPGFITGNWELWVYQGLAVLVVGCPCALVVSTPVAIVTAIGNAARQGVLIKGGIHLEETGQIKAIAFDKTGTLTKGYPEVTDVIAQGTILEEEVLKLAASVETMSQHPLAKAISKKAASTYPSENFKSVTGKGAYATVNDESIYVGSLNWAEEKGLRIPEKARKLQESGKSVTAVFSETVLLGIIAIADAIRLESPSIIKQLKAMGIEQTIMLTGDHPTTATAIGSEIGVTDVRAGLMPEDKLAAIKDLQKQYGRVAMVGDGINDAPALAASSIGIAMGGAGTDAALETADIALMADDLEKLPYTIRLSRKTLRIIKENIVFALGLKVMALLLIIPGWLTLWIAIFADMGATLLVILNALRLVKVQK from the coding sequence ATGAACATACGAAAGAAGGTGTGGAAATTGGTTAAAACTTACCGGCTAGAAAATTTATCGTGTACAAGTTGTGCGGCCAAATTCGAAAAAAATGTTCGAGGGTTGCCTAATATAAAAAATGTCAATTTAAATTTTGGCGCTTCTAAACTAACAATTGATGGCGATGTATCAATTGAAGCACTTGAAAAGGCGGGGGCTTTTGATCATATTCGTGTTTATCCGGAAAAAGAAAAAATTAAGGTGGTTCCATTTTATCAACGAAGACAAACAGTAGAGACAGCTTTTTCTTTACTATTGTTAATCGCGGGGATTATTGTTTCGTTTCAAGCGAGTGAAACAAACCCTTGGGCCATCACATTATTTGCAGGTTCCATGGCAATTGGTGGGTACCATATGTTCTGGACTGGCTTAAAAAACTTACGTGAGTTTCAGTTTGATATGAAAACGTTAATGACTATCGCCATTATTGGTGCGGTCATTATTGGTGAATGGCGAGAAGGAGCAGTTGTTGTTTTTCTTTTTGCTGTTAGTGAAGCATTAGAGTCATTTTCGATGAACAAAGCGCGTCAGTCGATTCGCAGTTTAATGGATTTAGCACCAGCACGAGCGTTAATCCAACGTGCGGGTAAATTGATCGAGTTGGATACAGAAGATATTCGCATCGGAGACGTTTTAATCGTCAAGCCCGGACAGAAAATTGCGATGGACGGCACAGTTCTTCGCGGAGAGTCTGCTGTTAACCAAGCAGCGATTACTGGGGAATCGCTTCCCGCGGTTAAATCTGTGGGAGATGAAGTATTTGCCGGCACCATGAACGAAGAAGGTGCGTTAGAAGTCACTGTTACGAAACGAGTTGAAGATACGACAATTGCTAAAATTATTCATTTAGTCGAAGAAGCGCAAGCTGAAAAAGCACCAACTCAAAAGTTTATCGATCAATTTGCTAAATATTATACGCCTGCAATTATTGTCATTGCTTTTTTAGTAGCGCTAGTACCTGGCTTTATAACGGGTAACTGGGAGTTGTGGGTTTATCAAGGATTAGCAGTACTTGTTGTTGGCTGTCCATGTGCTTTAGTTGTTTCAACACCAGTAGCGATTGTAACGGCGATTGGTAATGCGGCACGACAAGGTGTCCTCATTAAAGGGGGCATCCATTTAGAAGAAACAGGGCAGATTAAGGCGATTGCTTTTGATAAAACTGGGACATTAACAAAAGGTTATCCCGAAGTAACAGACGTAATCGCACAAGGCACTATTCTAGAAGAAGAAGTGTTAAAGCTAGCAGCATCTGTAGAAACCATGTCACAGCATCCGTTAGCAAAAGCGATTTCTAAAAAAGCGGCAAGCACGTATCCTTCTGAGAACTTTAAGTCGGTTACAGGAAAAGGCGCCTATGCCACAGTCAATGATGAAAGCATTTACGTTGGCAGTTTAAATTGGGCAGAAGAAAAGGGCTTACGTATTCCTGAAAAAGCGCGTAAACTTCAAGAGAGTGGAAAATCTGTTACTGCCGTGTTTTCTGAAACCGTACTATTGGGCATTATCGCAATAGCAGATGCTATTCGCTTAGAAAGTCCATCTATTATTAAGCAGTTAAAAGCAATGGGAATCGAGCAAACCATCATGCTGACAGGAGATCATCCAACAACGGCAACCGCCATTGGTTCAGAAATCGGGGTCACAGATGTTCGAGCCGGTCTCATGCCAGAAGACAAATTAGCAGCGATAAAAGATCTTCAAAAACAATATGGGCGAGTCGCTATGGTTGGGGATGGCATTAATGACGCCCCTGCGTTAGCTGCTTCAAGTATTGGAATTGCAATGGGCGGAGCAGGGACAGATGCAGCGTTAGAAACAGCAGATATTGCGCTAATGGCGGATGATTTGGAAAAACTTCCATATACAATTCGACTCAGCCGAAAGACATTGCGTATAATAAAAGAAAACATCGTCTTTGCATTAGGGCTCAAGGTAATGGCATTGCTCTTAATCATTCCTGGCTGGTTAACTTTATGGATCGCAATCTTTGCGGATATGGGTGCCACGCTATTGGTGATTTTAAATGCGTTACGTCTTGTGAAAGTTCAGAAGTGA
- the murB gene encoding UDP-N-acetylmuramate dehydrogenase gives MTKQQWLTDLRSFLTDDHVKVDEPLHLHTLTKMGGPADIFVAPTTEEETAFTVKYAYKNNIPLLLLGNGSNMVVRDGGFRGIVLTLKGLQTILIEGTKVYAQGGANIKKVSKAAAAKQLTGFEFACGIPGSIGGAMAMNAGAYGGEIKDVIKQATVLSKEGDLVVLSKEDLGLGYRKSIITKKGFYVLSAEFDLEVGNPMVIDAKMSELTYQRESKQPLEFPSAGSVFKRPPGNFAGKLIQDSGLQGKGYGGAEVSTKHAGFIVNKNNATANDYIKTIEMVKETVFKNFGIDLELEVKIVGED, from the coding sequence ATGACGAAACAACAATGGTTGACGGATTTACGCAGTTTTTTAACAGACGATCACGTCAAAGTGGATGAGCCGCTACACCTTCATACACTAACTAAAATGGGTGGTCCTGCTGATATTTTTGTGGCACCAACAACTGAAGAAGAAACTGCTTTCACTGTAAAGTATGCATATAAAAATAACATACCTCTATTACTTCTTGGGAATGGCTCGAATATGGTCGTCCGAGATGGAGGGTTTCGTGGAATTGTTCTAACTTTAAAAGGGTTACAGACAATCCTTATAGAAGGTACGAAAGTGTACGCTCAAGGCGGAGCAAACATTAAAAAAGTATCAAAAGCCGCTGCAGCAAAACAATTAACGGGATTCGAGTTTGCTTGTGGAATTCCAGGTTCGATTGGTGGAGCGATGGCAATGAATGCCGGTGCTTACGGCGGAGAAATTAAAGACGTCATTAAACAAGCGACGGTGCTTTCCAAAGAAGGAGACTTGGTCGTTTTATCTAAGGAAGATTTAGGGCTTGGTTACCGGAAAAGTATTATTACTAAAAAAGGCTTTTATGTATTATCTGCCGAGTTCGACTTAGAAGTTGGCAATCCAATGGTCATTGATGCCAAAATGAGTGAATTGACGTATCAGCGAGAATCAAAACAACCATTGGAATTTCCTTCTGCAGGAAGTGTCTTTAAACGACCACCAGGTAATTTTGCTGGAAAGTTGATACAAGATAGTGGCTTGCAAGGAAAAGGATATGGCGGTGCAGAAGTTTCTACAAAACACGCTGGATTTATCGTGAATAAAAACAATGCGACAGCTAACGATTATATTAAGACGATTGAAATGGTCAAAGAAACGGTATTCAAAAATTTCGGTATTGATTTAGAGCTTGAAGTGAAGATCGTCGGAGAAGATTGA
- a CDS encoding fluoride efflux transporter FluC, protein MISIALGGFLGAITRYLFYVFVESRAWQPKVATWLVNSLGSFVLGLLIGSGSLSVFWITGFLGAFTTFSTMALDVVKDIEDSKWLKGGFYITATLVSGIALFSLGYILLQ, encoded by the coding sequence ATGATTAGCATCGCACTCGGTGGATTTTTAGGAGCGATTACCCGTTATTTATTTTATGTATTTGTTGAAAGTCGTGCATGGCAACCAAAAGTTGCGACTTGGCTGGTGAACAGCTTGGGTTCGTTTGTGCTAGGTTTATTAATCGGAAGTGGAAGCTTATCGGTTTTCTGGATCACTGGATTTTTAGGTGCATTTACAACGTTCTCAACGATGGCTTTGGATGTTGTAAAAGATATTGAAGACAGCAAATGGCTAAAGGGTGGCTTCTATATTACGGCTACTTTAGTTTCCGGAATTGCGTTGTTCAGCTTAGGTTATATTTTATTGCAGTAA
- a CDS encoding ArsR/SmtB family transcription factor, with protein MKELCEVTNVNSELVDRVKENMVDLVDVANLFKALADETRLKIAYALTIEEEMCVCDIAAVIGSSNATASHHLRYLRDRALAKSERKGKQIFYSLSDNHVRELVMIAHEHTKEGVEIG; from the coding sequence ATGAAAGAGTTATGTGAAGTGACCAACGTCAATTCTGAGCTTGTCGACCGAGTGAAAGAGAATATGGTTGATCTTGTGGATGTAGCAAATTTATTTAAGGCATTGGCGGATGAAACAAGACTAAAGATTGCTTATGCTTTAACAATAGAAGAAGAAATGTGTGTGTGTGACATTGCGGCCGTAATTGGCTCGTCCAATGCCACAGCTTCTCATCACCTGCGTTATTTACGTGACCGTGCATTAGCGAAATCAGAACGTAAAGGAAAGCAAATCTTTTACTCTTTATCAGATAACCATGTCCGCGAATTGGTAATGATTGCTCATGAACATACGAAAGAAGGTGTGGAAATTGGTTAA
- the mntR gene encoding transcriptional regulator MntR, with translation MPTPSMEDHIEIIYSLIEQKGYARVSDIAEALSVLPSSVTKMVQKLDKDGYLIYERYRGLVLTPKGQKLGKRLLERHGLLEQFLQLIGVDEERIYEDVEGIEHHLSWNSIDRIADLVQLLEESPDFTEKLKQMKATGKES, from the coding sequence TTGCCTACTCCAAGTATGGAAGACCATATTGAAATCATCTATTCTTTAATTGAGCAAAAGGGCTATGCGCGTGTATCAGATATCGCGGAGGCCTTATCCGTGTTGCCTTCTTCTGTGACTAAAATGGTACAGAAGCTGGATAAAGACGGATACTTAATATACGAACGTTACAGAGGTCTCGTGTTGACGCCAAAAGGTCAAAAATTAGGCAAGCGGCTATTAGAACGACATGGCTTACTGGAACAGTTTCTACAGTTGATCGGTGTAGATGAAGAACGGATTTATGAAGATGTTGAAGGTATTGAACATCATTTGAGCTGGAATTCAATCGACCGGATTGCTGATTTGGTCCAACTACTGGAAGAAAGCCCGGATTTTACGGAAAAACTTAAGCAAATGAAAGCAACAGGAAAAGAAAGTTAA
- a CDS encoding universal stress protein, producing MYEKILVAADGSDHSKRAAHEAVRMAKANPQAFVTLLYVIDYEKARTEILHGQSSDEVHLERRKHLVPLEEIFRSAGINFETKTLHGIPGPTIVKHANEVGYDVVLIGSRGLNSLQEMVLGSVSHKVAKRVQSPVIIVK from the coding sequence ATGTATGAGAAAATTTTAGTTGCAGCAGATGGCTCTGACCATTCTAAACGCGCTGCTCATGAAGCAGTAAGAATGGCAAAAGCCAATCCACAAGCATTCGTCACTTTGCTTTATGTGATTGATTATGAAAAAGCTCGTACTGAGATTCTTCATGGCCAAAGCAGCGACGAAGTTCATTTGGAACGTCGCAAGCATTTAGTTCCGCTCGAAGAAATTTTCCGCTCAGCTGGTATTAATTTTGAAACCAAAACACTTCACGGCATTCCAGGACCTACGATCGTCAAGCATGCCAATGAAGTTGGCTATGATGTTGTACTAATCGGCAGCCGCGGATTAAACTCACTGCAAGAAATGGTGCTTGGTAGCGTTAGCCATAAAGTCGCGAAACGTGTACAATCGCCTGTTATTATCGTTAAATAA